GCCAAGCCGGAACCGCCGCGTCCGATCCGCGAACCGGACCGCTTCGACCCCGATTCTTTCCATAACGCCTATGCGCGCTCGAAGGCGCTTGCGACCGCCTACGTCCACCGCCTGCTTTCGACCGGAGCCCTCCAGGGCTGCATCCTCTACCCGTCGGCCGTCATCGGGATCCACGACTACAAGCCTTCGGCCGCGGGTCGCGAGATCGCGCGCACCTTCGCGATGCGGTTCGCCTTCTGCATCCGGGGCGGCTACAACTTCATCGACGTCCGCGACGTCGCGGCGGCGATCCGCCGTGCGGCCGTCGAACGCTATTCCGGCTCCTGCATCCTCGCCGCCCACAACGTCACCGTCCGCCAGCTCTACGAGGCGCTCTTCGCCGCGGAGGGACGGAAGGTCCCGGTGCTCCGCGTCCCGGTCGCGCTCGCCCGCCTCGGCGGTCTCTTCATGAAGGGTTTCTCGAACGTCATGATCGACGCCCTCGAGGAGAACTACGACTACGACAACGCCCGCATGCGGCGCGATCTCGTGCCCGACCCGATCCCCTTTTCCGTCACCGTCCGCGACACGGTCGCGTGGTTCCGAACCCATCCCCTTCCCCGATAAGAACAAAGCGTCGACCGTGCGGTCGACGCTTTGCTTATCTGGTCATCAGCTTCTGGCTTTCGTACTTCGCTTCGATCTTGGCGACGATCTCCTTGAACTCGACGGGATTGTTCATGTCGTTTACCGGCAGCCAGAGGATCTTCTGTTCGGGGACGCGGTAGTTCCGGAAGATGCGGCGGAGGACGTCGTAGTAGTTGGCGTAGTGGTAGTTCAGGTAGTCCTCCTGGTTCTTCTCGATCTCGCGGCCGCGCTTGCGGACGTTCTCGAAGAGCTGCGGGATCGGCCGGACGAGGACGATGTGGACGTCGACGTCGGGAAGGCGCTTCAGATGCTCGTCGGCGATCGCGTAGGTGAGCGCGACCTCCATCGCCGTCATCGTCCCGTCGAGGCGGAGCAGTTCGGTGAAGACGAGGTTGGAGAACAGCGTCGAGTCGCAGACGACGTTCTCCTGCCCCTTCGTCTTCCACATGAGCAGGAAGAGGGCGCTGTAGAAGGCGTTCTGCGAAAGCATCGCGAACGTCTCCTTGTCCTGGTAGAAATAGGGGAGATACTCGTTCTTCTCGACCGGCTCCATGACCAGCGTGCAGTTGTAGTACTGGGATAGCTTGCGGGACAGAAGCGACTTGCCCGAACCGATCGGTCCGATGATTCCGATTCTCAT
This is a stretch of genomic DNA from Candidatus Izemoplasmatales bacterium. It encodes these proteins:
- a CDS encoding NAD-dependent epimerase/dehydratase family protein, with product MVVITGATGHIGNNLARLFVEHGEPVRLLLRRDGAALSDLAVEKVYGDVFDADFLAAHVRDGDVLVHLAALIDLSNRHGGDTVRINYDGTRTIADFCVARGVRLVFVSSVDAIAKPEPPRPIREPDRFDPDSFHNAYARSKALATAYVHRLLSTGALQGCILYPSAVIGIHDYKPSAAGREIARTFAMRFAFCIRGGYNFIDVRDVAAAIRRAAVERYSGSCILAAHNVTVRQLYEALFAAEGRKVPVLRVPVALARLGGLFMKGFSNVMIDALEENYDYDNARMRRDLVPDPIPFSVTVRDTVAWFRTHPLPR
- a CDS encoding deoxynucleoside kinase; the protein is MRIGIIGPIGSGKSLLSRKLSQYYNCTLVMEPVEKNEYLPYFYQDKETFAMLSQNAFYSALFLLMWKTKGQENVVCDSTLFSNLVFTELLRLDGTMTAMEVALTYAIADEHLKRLPDVDVHIVLVRPIPQLFENVRKRGREIEKNQEDYLNYHYANYYDVLRRIFRNYRVPEQKILWLPVNDMNNPVEFKEIVAKIEAKYESQKLMTR